Below is a window of Megalopta genalis isolate 19385.01 chromosome 7, iyMegGena1_principal, whole genome shotgun sequence DNA.
ACAATTCAGAATGCCTGTACAAACCGCCTCAGCATCTCCGAAAGGAAAAGCTTCGGTGATCGAAGCGCAGCAGATTCGTCAGCGATCGTTGCTCGTTTTCAGAACCGTAAGGTGGTGTTCCTGACGTCGCGGGTGCATCCGGGCGAGAGCAACGCCTCCTGGGTGATGCACGGCACTTTGAAGGCGTTGTTGAGCAACAACGCGTACGCGTCGAGCCTGCGGGACGACTACATCTTCAAGATCGTGCCTATGCTGAACATCGAGGGGGTCGTGAACGGTTGGTGAGTAAAAAACGCCGAGATCCAAACAGTTCGTTGCGCTCTTCTCGCTTCCGGCATTGGGGGTTGAGAATGAATCGTGCACGTAAGAATGTACTCGTACCTTtattaatattcaaattacaCAAAGTTACATATTCGCGGCGTGTTTACGCAATGATATCCGAGGTGGATCCATGGTGACACGATCACTGATCGTAGGCGGTTAAAGAATCATTTCGAAACTACGCGTGTGCGTCGGTTGGCCGTACGTCTGGATGACCGAAACGTTAGCAACAGCGTGCCCGTCCTCCTCGTATCCTCCGTTCGGTCATAAAGAGAGAGAGTATAGGATATATGTCGGCGAACGATGTCCCCTCTCCCCCGTATCCGAACGTCGATCGCAGTCCGATCGAACCGCCGTGAAACGTTTCATCTTGCGGACGTACGAATGAACGTTACCTAAGGATGATTACTTCGATACGTGTGCGTGTTTGTGCGTGTACGTTTGCGGCacgtatgtgtatgtgtgtgtgtgtgtgtgtgtatgaggGTGATCGAGTGGCGCCGGCGGACTCCCAACCCTACACCAAAAAGACGAAGTTGGTCCAGCTGGCGATGCGCTAACGGAGACGGCGAACTCTTCCGTTCTACAATTTCGATGCCTGAGATCCCGCACGGACGCGAAGAGTCCTCGCGCGTTCATCGTTTAAATTGTTCCTACGAGCTACACGGATCAGCGAAATCAGCTAATAGAAGACAGATACGCGGCGAAACAATGGAAGGATCGATTGCGCGCGACGCGATTCGACGAGATACGCGTCCGCCAGCGCCACGGGGATACGTGCTTGATTTATGGACCGATCCGATCGTGTTAAATGCCCCTGCGAGAAACGATGACGTCGGGGCTCTGTCCTCGAGAGTCCAACGGCCGGAGTCCAGGCCGTCTATACTAATTAGAAACGTTTCCTTGAGCAAATTCTCCGCGAATAAAAGCTGCGCGAGCGCTTTGCGAGCGCGCTTTGCGAGCGATTCCGAACGATCTTTTGCTTCTCCAAGGGGATCGAAACGAGCACTGGACGCGCGAGTTCCTTCGATCAGAACGAGCGAGATGAGCGATGAGAGGCGCGAAACGGCGATAAGACCGTTCGCTGGGTGACGCGATATACACATGATAAGAACGTACATAATACAATCTAAACTTCTCGGATCTCCCTCTACCGTTCTCTGTTCACTTATCGACGAGTAAGACTTGCGTACCAATTGCATCTCGCGGGCCGACAAACTCGTTGCTGTCCAACCGGAAGCAAACGAATTCCGTTCGACGATGAAAACACGATCGGTTTGCTTCCGCGTACATCGAGCTGTCCGGAGTGTTCGCGCCGATCAAAAGTTGGATGGCGATTAAATTGGCGGACAAATATCGAACGATCTTCCCCGAAGCTTTTCTCTGCCATACATGTTAAGCGTTACCGTCGATGGCACCCCGGTCAAAGTGTTACATCGCGATCGTTCGCGTCCACCGACGCGTCGTGGAAGAACGGAGCGATCGAACGATCCGGACGATCCAACGCTATCCGCAATACTTTCGCTGAGAAAAAGCTACTGCCCGACTATCGAGAAAGATTCGCTGGACGACAGGAGTCGATCGCCGCGCGACGTGCAATTAGGACTTGGCGTGACGCGAGAAGACGGTGCCTAAAGTGTTTAAAGCGTTACTTGGACGGAGGATCTAATACTTTGCCGTTGGTGCGCACTTTAATGTTGTACCTGTAGGCCGGTTCCGCGTCCGGCAGGATCGTGCTGCTGTCGTCGTCCTGGTCCTTCATCATCGACGGTTCGGCTGCCGGCTCCGGCTGGTCGTTGACGTAATAGTCCTGCACGCTGTCGTACGGGCCGACGGTGTGGGCGTCCTCCAGCCCGTTGTTGGGCGACTCGGTCTCCGACTGCGGCTCGAGGTAGTCCGGAGACTCGCGGTGCTCGACCTTCATGTCGGTGGAGGATCTGAGCGACGAACGGTGAACTTCCCGTGTCTGCAGGCCCTCGAACACGTTCTCCTTCCTCGCCTGAGGCGCGGGGCTGTCGGTGAACAGGCTGGTGATATCCGGCAAATGGTCGGGCCTCGTGTTCTCCAGTTCACCGTTCGTCGGCTGTTCCCGGTTGTCCTCGGTGACGACCGGCGAGGACGTCGACTGCGGGATAGACGGCGGCCTGTCGGACGCGGAAACGGCCGTGGTGATCAGCCTGCTGACGACCGGGTCTTCAGGTGATTTCTCGTCGACGGAGCTGCTCCCCTCTTCCGGTGTTCTGTTCTCATCGTCGGTGTTCTCCTCCTGCGCCCCGTCGTTCTCATTCCCCAAGCTACTCTCCTCGTGGTCGTCGACCTGGTCGTCGCTGGCTGGCGCCGAGGTGGTTGTTATGTAGGGTCTGCGATTTCTGGAAATTGGTGGCAGGACTGAAGGCGCCTGGCGGCTCGGGGGTCACCGTCGAAGCCATAGATCTTCGAACGAAACAGGAAGGAAAGACTTCCCTCGTTCGTGGTGCATGGGCGTTTCGCGAGTTTGGTGATTAGGGGGCGGGGGGTGGTGGTTTCGAAACTGTCAGTGGCTGTGTTCTGTGACGCGGGCACGGGGCGATCGGTCAAGATCACCCACGCGAAAGTACGCAGAGACTTTGTCTGTTCCTTCGAAACCGGTGACGCACgcaggtgtcccaaaaatgtttcgcaattcggaaatggggattcccgaggtgatttgaagtaactttttccttagcgaaaatgcaatccacggcttcgtttacgagttatcaacgaaaaacagtgaccaatgagagcccAACTcaactgacgcgaggcggccgagccgacggcgccagtggtcgagcggtcgaatcccagctcagctggcgcgagacggccgagccgacggcgccagcggtcgagcggagccgagcttCGCGCGCTCATTGGTTCAGCCGCCTCGCGGcaaaccgagctcgcctcttattggtcagtgtttttcgttgataactcgcaaacgaagctgcggatcgcattttcgccaaggaaaaagttacttcgaacgcCTCAGGAACCCcaatttccggattacgagacatttttgggacaccctgtacaactcACTTTCGATTTCAGAGACATGCCCGCGCCTGCTGTGTGTTAGTTGCGTGTGTTGTTAGAAGCATTATACAGGGAAAAGCGTGGAACCACTACCAGAGGTTACTGCGGACTGGTTTAACCCTTATCGTTCCAAGAACGCCTGTCGGGCGTCCCTGTTTCACGTATCTAAGATCGCGGTCGGAGCGACGAGGATTAAAAGATCCCGCGGCTCGGTTATCAGTGCGGCCAGTGGTATCCACGCTTTTCCACGGTTGTGCGCGCTTGTGTCGGTGTGTCCTGTCGTCTTGCGAGAAGCGAGAGAAGCCGTTATTAATTCCAAGCGTACAACGAACGCCACCAAGAGGTGCCGCGTTCTCCATCTAGCCCAACATCTATTTTATACTTTATCATTATCCCAAACAAGCGTTATCGTCGATCGTTTCGTTGACTCGCACGAGTCGCACGGCGAAAAAGAATCATCGACGACGCGACGATATCAGTCGATCTACAGACGTTGTTTGTTATGCTCGAATCGGCGGAGTCCTCCCCGGCGATTATCGCGTCGTTATCGCGGTGCATGCGGGCTTTTCATTTGCACGAGAAGAGCCTGGCATGCCGGGGCAACGTTTCGCGCGCGACGTTTCAGGGCGAAAACGTACGAGCAATTACGTATATCGCGTGCGTGGGCCGACAGCGTGGCAGCAATTATCGCCTCGAGCCACCGTTCTCGAATTCTTTCTCGTCCGTGCGTCCTCGAGGCTCGTCGTCGAGGGACACCCGTCCTCGGGAGAGTGCCCCTCtaaccctctctttctctctcaccgtCTCGGCAGGTTCGTGTATTTCTGTGACAAGTATTATCTCACCTCTTACCCCTGAGTCGCAGAGACTGGAATGCTGCCGTAGTTGTAGTAGTAGCATCTTGTCTGCTCGCAGATGAAGTCCTTAACCAGGGTGCAGTCCTGCGCCTCCCAGGCTAACGTGGGTGCCACCATCGCGACGCAGCCGTCCGCGCTGCCGCTGTCGCCGCTGGAAAAGTCACACGGAGTTCCGTTTCTGAGCCTCCTCCATTAGGCGCGCGTCGGAACACGATCGCCGAGTCGGCGCACGTGTTTCCGGGTGGAGACGCGACCGACCGACACCGATAATCGTCGTCCGTGTTCGTGTCTATTGTCTTTCCGGCCGAGACAGCCATCTTTGTCCCCGCGGACTCGCGACAGCGGTTTCCGGTCCCGCGAGGGGCTCCCGACCCCTACGGGGTCACGGACAGGTGCGCGTCTCCTTCCGGACACTGACCGCACCTCTCGCGGAGGTCTTCGACCCCGTCGGGATCCGCTCGCGAGAGAAATCAAACACGCTTTAACGCGCCTCCCTTATAGCCCTTCGAAACGAGGCAATCTCGGCGAGAGCAATTTCGAAGACGAACGATCGTGGATTCTCGAAATTGTTCGGCTGTACGGATAGGCCGGGTACTTTGTGcgccgggagagagagaggtggtGGGAACAGGAGAGACAGGTTTATCTCGAACGAGGATTTTATGGCCGGTTGATTACCTTTCGCGAGCTACTCGTTGAGGCTCGGTGCCTGGTGGAACATCGACGGGTCTGTTGCCAGGTCGCCTGAGCATGTAGTTGAACGTGGCGTTGAACGGCAGGCCGGTGCTCATCCAGAGGAACATGTCCGTGCCCAGCTTGTTGCCCGATGTCCAGAAGTCGTACTTCACGTAGCCGGCGTTCTTCAAGTACTGCGTCATCGTGTCGGCCTTTTCTTTCGTCTCGAAGGAGGCCAGCTGCAGACCCAGGGAGCGACAGTACTGGTACGCGAGGAAGTAGTTCAGCTCGGGACTGTACGGGTTCATCCTCGAGACGAAATACTGCACGCCGTCCAGCTGGATCGTCGTGATCCTTTGAGCTGCAAATTGATCTTAAGTGATACGCGGCCCGAATTCCCGCGGATCGACCGAAACTCTCGCGGCCTTTTCTCAAccgtaaatacagtaaattctccccaattgcctctcggcttgtaaacaaaaatggataacatGAGACgcggtgatacgattattcgagcctcgcggctcgtttttacagttgttgataatcggcaactataaaaacgagccgcgaggctcgaataatcgtatccccgctttctaagttgtccattttttcccCTCGggaacaattggggagaatttactgtagttggtTCAACGCATACAAAAAACTAATACTGCGCATTGTTGATTGCTCGCTTTCCACGCGTCGAGGGAAATTGCCTgggatatacaatatatacaatttaacaaagccgcagattgcattttcgcaaaggaaaaagttacttagaatgacctcagctgccccacatttccgtattgcgagacatttttggaacactctgtataatttCGTGAAGATACAGCGTGTCTTGTGAACTCTGTTcacttaaccgtttgagtcccaggggttatccagaaaacacggtcgaaaagtgtcgaacagcgtgatagcgcttgtcttaattgattgcgaagagaaccaagcggcgcgatagcgctcgttaagattgacaaacaaaacatacaggaaaaaaaagaaaagtaaagcagctatgcgatgtacgcgcgtcactaaagtttgacgcgacacaaaatctgaacagcgcgatcgcgctgcttggtactcaaacggttaaacatCTTGGTTGTTTCAAGCAATGCGAGGAAATATTACCTATAAAAGTTATAgcatttaaccagttaactgtggcgaTCTCTTTGCAAGGCGCCCACCAGTGTGTGTCGCGATAAGCTCTCGTGTCGCGACGAGTCAGCTCTCAGGAAGTTACGAATCCAATTcaaattatttgtaattttcatttgtttgtttcatttcgtcttgacctctaaacattttaaacagattaaaatttacgaatataatttagttttcgccagaattacaattcaaatatcaaattgtaacgaaattttacgaatgacggatataatcgtcgtgacacaaaattctgccacATCTCCGTGACGGATATAGTCGTCAAACACACTTAACTGGTTAAGAAAGTATACATAatacgtataatataaatagtattcCTGCAAGTTCGAATGCTCGACTTCGATAGATCGGCGTGTTGCGAGTATACAAGTATGTACCAAGGTGCACTTGTCCTAAAACTTACAGTTTCTGAGATGTTCCAACGATATAAGACGTGTATGGAACGCAACAGTTCAAAGACTACGACGGTGCATCGCTGCGGATGGCCGACATTTCGAACACGCTTCGCGAAAAAGTTAAATATGTATCTCAGAAACGGTGAGTTGTAGGACAAATGCACCTTAAAGCTGTCCAAAGCGATCGAATCGGACGAATTTTCGTCGACACCCGGTGTCGAGTGTGCTCGCCGAGGGTGCAGGAATTCGAGACGAATGTCTCGAAGTCAGGGCGAAACGATCAAAGCTATCGTGTCCTCGTACGTCAGAGATGAATTTTCAGTAAGGTCTCGGAATTAGGCATGCATATATTCTGATCGATGCCTCGCGTCGATGATGTCATCGTCGCGAGGCTTCGTACAGGTGTCGCATCGTTACACCGGGGCACAAAAGCGACCTATCGAAGTCGGCGGGGTCCCCGTGACCGCTGAACAAAGAAGGAAATTCCTTTCTTGCCCCTGTATTATCTCATCGAGGCACGTCTCTCTACTACGTTGACTTCCGACCGAGCCGCAAATGGCAGTCACAGACGCGGGAAAAATCATCCGGTGAATTCTAATATACCCGGTGTCCCGTTTCAGCGTCGTCGCGTCGAACCGTTACGCGCGTCAGCGACTATTAAATCATCTCATCGACGCGTAACGATGCTTCGAACCATAGTGCGAACTCGAAGCATCGCTCATCGTACAACCCTGttttcgaag
It encodes the following:
- the nw gene encoding narrow isoform X1; this translates as MKIALLLLLAVAAFASAQRITTIQLDGVQYFVSRMNPYSPELNYFLAYQYCRSLGLQLASFETKEKADTMTQYLKNAGYVKYDFWTSGNKLGTDMFLWMSTGLPFNATFNYMLRRPGNRPVDVPPGTEPQRVARESGDSGSADGCVAMVAPTLAWEAQDCTLVKDFICEQTRCYYYNYGSIPVSATQGNRRPYITTTSAPASDDQVDDHEESSLGNENDGAQEENTDDENRTPEEGSSSVDEKSPEDPVVSRLITTAVSASDRPPSIPQSTSSPVVTEDNREQPTNGELENTRPDHLPDITSLFTDSPAPQARKENVFEGLQTREVHRSSLRSSTDMKVEHRESPDYLEPQSETESPNNGLEDAHTVGPYDSVQDYYVNDQPEPAAEPSMMKDQDDDSSTILPDAEPAYRYNIKVRTNGKVLDPPSK
- the nw gene encoding narrow isoform X2 encodes the protein MKIALLLLLAVAAFASAQRITTIQLDGVQYFVSRMNPYSPELNYFLAYQYCRSLGLQLASFETKEKADTMTQYLKNAGYVKYDFWTSGNKLGTDMFLWMSTGLPFNATFNYMLRRPGNRPVDVPPGTEPQRVARESGDSGSADGCVAMVAPTLAWEAQDCTLVKDFICEQTRCYYYNYGSIPVSATQGSMASTVTPEPPGAFSPATNFQKSQTLHNNHLGASQRRPGRRPRGE
- the nw gene encoding narrow isoform X3 — its product is MKIALLLLLAVAAFASAQRITTIQLDGVQYFVSRMNPYSPELNYFLAYQYCRSLGLQLASFETKEKADTMTQYLKNAGYVKYDFWTSGNKLGTDMFLWMSTGLPFNATFNYMLRRPGNRPVDVPPGTEPQRVARESGDSGSADGCVAMVAPTLAWEAQDCTLVKDFICEQTRCYYYNYGSIPVSATQG